A genomic stretch from Malus domestica chromosome 15, GDT2T_hap1 includes:
- the LOC103425403 gene encoding thiamine biosynthetic bifunctional enzyme TH1, chloroplastic isoform X2: protein MANEAHFLSTSLPFLSFNKAVLPEFRQSKGLSFLVNSRISRGKQSRASMEMRGSGGPMTSDHSAVKIPLVLTVAGSDSGAGAGIQADLKACAARGVYCSTVITAVTAQNTVGVQGVNIVPEDFVAEQMKSVLSDMDVDVVKTGMLPSIGIVKILHQQLQVYPVRALVVDPVMVSTSGDVLADPSILAVFREELLPMADIVTPNLKEASALLDGVKINTVSDMLSAAKLLHDMGPRNVLVKGGDLPDSLDAVDVFFDGEHLYELRSSRIKTRNTHGTGCTLASCIAAELAKGSSMLKAVKASKFFVETALDYSKDISIGKGPQGPFDHLMNLKHNSGRQVRFNPSDLFLYAVTDSRMNRKWGHSISDAVKDAVQGGATIVQLREKDIETGDFLEAAKSCLQICRAHGIPLLINDRIDVALASDADGVHIGQSDMPAHVARSLLGPEKIIGVSCKTPEQAEKAWLGGADYIGSGGVYPTNTKENNRTIGLDGLKTVCLASKLPVVAIGGINISNAREVMEIGVPNLKGVAVVSALFDRECVLTETRKLHAVLTEATAAAAAAAK from the exons ATGGCAAACGAGGCTCACTTTCTCTCCACCTCTCTCCCCTTCCTCTCCTTCAACAAG GCTGTGCTCCCAGAGTTCAGGCAATCAAAAGGTTTGAGCTTTTTGGTGAATTCGAGAATCAGCCGAGGCAAGCAATCGAGAGCTTCAATGGAGATGCGGGGAAGTGGAGGTCCAATGACAAGTGACCACTCTGCAGTTAAGATTCCACTTGTACTGACTGTTGCTGGCTCCGATTCCGGTGCCGGTGCTGGAATCCAAGCTGATCTTAAGGCTTGTGCTGCTCGCGGAGTGTACTGCTCTACTGTCATAACCGCTGTTACTGCACAAAACACTGTTGGCGTTCAG GGTGTAAACATTGTGCCTGAGGATTTTGTTGCTGAGCAGATGAAGTCTGTGCTATCTGATATGGATGTCGATGTG GTGAAAACTGGGATGTTACCTTCTATTGGCATCGTtaagattcttcatcaacaactTCAGGTGTATCCTGTTCGAG CTTTAGTGGTTGACCCTGTTATGGTGTCTACAAGTGGAGATGTATTGGCTGATCCTTCAATACTTGCTGTGTTTAG AGAGGAGCTTCTTCCTATGGCTGACATAGTAACTCCAAATTTGAAAGAGGCATCGGCTTTACTGGATGGAGTGAAAATAAACACAGTTTCTGACATGCTTTCTGCTGCAAAATTGTTACATGATATGGGTCCACG AAATGTTCTTGTCAAAGGAGGAGACCTCCCTGATTCATTGGACGCTGTTGATGTCTTCTTCGATG GCGAGCACTTATATGAGCTGCGTTCGTCACGCATCAAAACTCGTAATACTCATGGAACTGGTTGCACTTTGGCATCATGTATTGCAGCTGAGCTGGCAAAAGGTTCTTCAATGCTCAAGGCTGTTAAG GCATCTAAGTTCTTTGTCGAGACTGCCTTGGATTATAGCAAAGATATTTCCATTGGAAAAGGTCCCCAAGGCCCTTTTGATCATCTAATGAACCTCAAGCACAACTCTGGTCGACAAGTCAGATTCAATCCAAGCGATCTATTCTTGTATGCTGTTACAGATTCGCGTATGAACCGAAAGTGGGGCCATTCTATCTCAGATGCTGTTAAAGATGCCGTACAAGGAGGTGCTACAATTGTCCAATTGAG GGAAAAGGATATTGAAACAGGGGATTTTCTGGAAGCAGCTAAGTCATGTCTCCAAATTTGCCGTGCCCATGGAATTCCATTACTAATAAATGATCGTATAGATGTTGCGCTTGCTTCTGATGCTGATGGGGTGCATATTGGCCAGTCTGACATGCCTGCCCATGTTGCACGTTCTCTCCTTGGTCCTGAAAAGATAATTGGCGTGTCATGCAAGACACCAGAGCAGGCGGAGAAAGCATGGCTTGGTGGTGCTGATTACATTGGTAGTGGTGGTGTATATCCAACTAATACAAAGGAAAACAATCGCACTATAGGCTTGGACGGGCTGAAAACTGTTTGTTTGGCGTCTAAATTACCCGTGGTTGCGATTGGTGGGATCAATATTTCAAATGCACGTGAGGTGATGGAAATTGGTGTACCGAACCTGAAAGGCGTTGCAGTTGTGTCTGCTCTATTTGATAGGGAATGTGTTTTGACAGAGACTAGGAAGTTGCATGCAGTGCTAACGGAggcaacagcagcagcagcagcagcagcaaagtGA
- the LOC103402523 gene encoding tyrosine--tRNA ligase, chloroplastic/mitochondrial isoform X1 translates to MNLRMAAATTSRAFLYSHYYRSLPFFFPPFSTASGLPTLRHNNLRNPNVLSTVKCFRSSSGRPNVVEILEERGLLESLTSEHLRQVCTDPNLPPLKVYCGFDPTAESLHLGNLIGIVVLSWFQRCGHHPVALIGGATARVGDPSGKSLERPELDLDTLSRNTSGVTNTIMRILGGVSVLNNYDWWKEVRLLEFLKDVGRYARVGSMIAKESVKKRLESEQGMSYTEFTYQLLQGYDFLHLFRNEGINVQIGGSDQWGNITAGTELIRKILRVDAAAYGLTFPLLLKSDGTKFGKSEDGAIWLSPSMLSPYKLYQYLFSVPDVDVVRFLKILTFLDMDDIKQLESEMKRPGYLPNTAQRRLAEEVTRFVHGQDGLDEALKATEAMRPGADSKLDWNTIKAISEDVPSCSFPYHQVLDLSLVDLSVSSGLLDSKSAARRLLKQGGLYLNNSRVDSENKRIEPQDIVDGKLLLLSAGKKNKVLVQISDT, encoded by the exons AT GAATTTAAGAATGGCTGCAGCCACCACTTCAAGGGCCTTTCTCTACTCCCATTACTACCGTAGTCTCCCATTCTTCTTTCCTCCTTTCAGTACTGCGTCTGGGTTACCCACCCTTCGTCATAATAACTTGAGGAATCCAAACGTTCTCTCTACTGTCAAGTGTTTTCGGTCCTCGTCTGGGCGTCCAAATGTGGTTGAAATTCTTGAAGAGAGAGGGTTGCTTGAATCCCTTACCAGCGAGCATCTAAGGCAAGTGTGCACCGACCCCAATTTACCTCCTCTCAAAGTCTATTGTGGCTTCGACCCAACTGCCGAATCCTTGCACTTGGGTAACCTTATTGGAATTGTCGTCCTCTCATGGTTCCAGAGATGTGGCCATCACCCCGTAGCTTTGATTGGTGGTGCCACCGCTCGTGTTGGAGACCCTTCTGGCAAGAGCTTGGAGAGACCTGAGCTCGACCTTGACACTCTGTCCCGAAACACCTCAGGAGTTACCAATACAATTATGAGAATTCTGGGTGGGGTTTCCGTCTTGAACAATTATGATTGGTGGAAAGAGGTTCGGTTGTTAGAGTTTCTCAAAGATGTGGGTCGATATGCAAGAGTGGGGAGCATGATCGCAAAGGAGAGTGTGAAGAAGAGGTTGGAGTCAGAACAAGGAATGAGCTATACTGAATTCACATACCAGTTATTGCAGGGCTATGATTTCCTACACCTCTTCCGCAATGAAGGTATTAATGTTCAGATTGGAGGTAGCGATCAATGGGGGAATATAACTGCAGGGACTGAACTCATACGCAAGATTCTCCGTGTGGATGCTGCTGCTTATGGCTTGACGTTTCCTCTTCTACTGAAGAGTGATGGAACCAAATTCGGCAAGTCCGAAGATGGTGCCATATGGCTTTCGCCATCCATGTTGTCTCCCTATAAGTTGTACCAGTATTTGTTCTCTGTTCCTGATGTTGATGTGGTCAGGTTTCTCAAGATTCTCACTTTCTTGGACATGGATGACATCAAACAGTTGGAGAGTGAGATGAAGAGACCTGGATACTTGCCCAACACAGCTCAGCGCAGGCTTGCTGAGGAGGTCACCCGTTTTGTGCATGGTCAAGATGGTCTAGATGAGGCCCTCAAGGCAACTGAAGCAATGAGGCCTGGTGCTGATTCTAAATTGGACTGGAACACCATTAAAGCCATTTCTGAGGATGTCCCCTCCTGCTCTTTCCCTTATCATCAGGTCCTCGATCTCTCTCTTGTTGATCTCTCAGTTTCATCTGGTTTGCTTGACAGCAAATCTGCTGCCCGGCGTCTGTTGAAGCAAGGGGGGCTTTACTTGAACAACTCCAGAGTTGATAGTGAAAATAAGAGAATTGAACCTCAAGACATTGTGGACGGAAAACTTCTCCTTTTATCTGCAGGCAAGAAGAATAAGGTTCTGGTACAGATAAGCGACACGTGA
- the LOC103402523 gene encoding tyrosine--tRNA ligase, chloroplastic/mitochondrial isoform X2: MAAATTSRAFLYSHYYRSLPFFFPPFSTASGLPTLRHNNLRNPNVLSTVKCFRSSSGRPNVVEILEERGLLESLTSEHLRQVCTDPNLPPLKVYCGFDPTAESLHLGNLIGIVVLSWFQRCGHHPVALIGGATARVGDPSGKSLERPELDLDTLSRNTSGVTNTIMRILGGVSVLNNYDWWKEVRLLEFLKDVGRYARVGSMIAKESVKKRLESEQGMSYTEFTYQLLQGYDFLHLFRNEGINVQIGGSDQWGNITAGTELIRKILRVDAAAYGLTFPLLLKSDGTKFGKSEDGAIWLSPSMLSPYKLYQYLFSVPDVDVVRFLKILTFLDMDDIKQLESEMKRPGYLPNTAQRRLAEEVTRFVHGQDGLDEALKATEAMRPGADSKLDWNTIKAISEDVPSCSFPYHQVLDLSLVDLSVSSGLLDSKSAARRLLKQGGLYLNNSRVDSENKRIEPQDIVDGKLLLLSAGKKNKVLVQISDT, translated from the coding sequence ATGGCTGCAGCCACCACTTCAAGGGCCTTTCTCTACTCCCATTACTACCGTAGTCTCCCATTCTTCTTTCCTCCTTTCAGTACTGCGTCTGGGTTACCCACCCTTCGTCATAATAACTTGAGGAATCCAAACGTTCTCTCTACTGTCAAGTGTTTTCGGTCCTCGTCTGGGCGTCCAAATGTGGTTGAAATTCTTGAAGAGAGAGGGTTGCTTGAATCCCTTACCAGCGAGCATCTAAGGCAAGTGTGCACCGACCCCAATTTACCTCCTCTCAAAGTCTATTGTGGCTTCGACCCAACTGCCGAATCCTTGCACTTGGGTAACCTTATTGGAATTGTCGTCCTCTCATGGTTCCAGAGATGTGGCCATCACCCCGTAGCTTTGATTGGTGGTGCCACCGCTCGTGTTGGAGACCCTTCTGGCAAGAGCTTGGAGAGACCTGAGCTCGACCTTGACACTCTGTCCCGAAACACCTCAGGAGTTACCAATACAATTATGAGAATTCTGGGTGGGGTTTCCGTCTTGAACAATTATGATTGGTGGAAAGAGGTTCGGTTGTTAGAGTTTCTCAAAGATGTGGGTCGATATGCAAGAGTGGGGAGCATGATCGCAAAGGAGAGTGTGAAGAAGAGGTTGGAGTCAGAACAAGGAATGAGCTATACTGAATTCACATACCAGTTATTGCAGGGCTATGATTTCCTACACCTCTTCCGCAATGAAGGTATTAATGTTCAGATTGGAGGTAGCGATCAATGGGGGAATATAACTGCAGGGACTGAACTCATACGCAAGATTCTCCGTGTGGATGCTGCTGCTTATGGCTTGACGTTTCCTCTTCTACTGAAGAGTGATGGAACCAAATTCGGCAAGTCCGAAGATGGTGCCATATGGCTTTCGCCATCCATGTTGTCTCCCTATAAGTTGTACCAGTATTTGTTCTCTGTTCCTGATGTTGATGTGGTCAGGTTTCTCAAGATTCTCACTTTCTTGGACATGGATGACATCAAACAGTTGGAGAGTGAGATGAAGAGACCTGGATACTTGCCCAACACAGCTCAGCGCAGGCTTGCTGAGGAGGTCACCCGTTTTGTGCATGGTCAAGATGGTCTAGATGAGGCCCTCAAGGCAACTGAAGCAATGAGGCCTGGTGCTGATTCTAAATTGGACTGGAACACCATTAAAGCCATTTCTGAGGATGTCCCCTCCTGCTCTTTCCCTTATCATCAGGTCCTCGATCTCTCTCTTGTTGATCTCTCAGTTTCATCTGGTTTGCTTGACAGCAAATCTGCTGCCCGGCGTCTGTTGAAGCAAGGGGGGCTTTACTTGAACAACTCCAGAGTTGATAGTGAAAATAAGAGAATTGAACCTCAAGACATTGTGGACGGAAAACTTCTCCTTTTATCTGCAGGCAAGAAGAATAAGGTTCTGGTACAGATAAGCGACACGTGA
- the LOC103425403 gene encoding thiamine biosynthetic bifunctional enzyme TH1, chloroplastic isoform X1 yields MAVAFLGCTHNFNCLALYHDQAVLPEFRQSKGLSFLVNSRISRGKQSRASMEMRGSGGPMTSDHSAVKIPLVLTVAGSDSGAGAGIQADLKACAARGVYCSTVITAVTAQNTVGVQGVNIVPEDFVAEQMKSVLSDMDVDVVKTGMLPSIGIVKILHQQLQVYPVRALVVDPVMVSTSGDVLADPSILAVFREELLPMADIVTPNLKEASALLDGVKINTVSDMLSAAKLLHDMGPRNVLVKGGDLPDSLDAVDVFFDGEHLYELRSSRIKTRNTHGTGCTLASCIAAELAKGSSMLKAVKASKFFVETALDYSKDISIGKGPQGPFDHLMNLKHNSGRQVRFNPSDLFLYAVTDSRMNRKWGHSISDAVKDAVQGGATIVQLREKDIETGDFLEAAKSCLQICRAHGIPLLINDRIDVALASDADGVHIGQSDMPAHVARSLLGPEKIIGVSCKTPEQAEKAWLGGADYIGSGGVYPTNTKENNRTIGLDGLKTVCLASKLPVVAIGGINISNAREVMEIGVPNLKGVAVVSALFDRECVLTETRKLHAVLTEATAAAAAAAK; encoded by the exons ATGGCTGTTGCATTTCTGGGTTGCACTCATAATTTCAATTGTTTGGCGCTATATCATGACCAGGCTGTGCTCCCAGAGTTCAGGCAATCAAAAGGTTTGAGCTTTTTGGTGAATTCGAGAATCAGCCGAGGCAAGCAATCGAGAGCTTCAATGGAGATGCGGGGAAGTGGAGGTCCAATGACAAGTGACCACTCTGCAGTTAAGATTCCACTTGTACTGACTGTTGCTGGCTCCGATTCCGGTGCCGGTGCTGGAATCCAAGCTGATCTTAAGGCTTGTGCTGCTCGCGGAGTGTACTGCTCTACTGTCATAACCGCTGTTACTGCACAAAACACTGTTGGCGTTCAG GGTGTAAACATTGTGCCTGAGGATTTTGTTGCTGAGCAGATGAAGTCTGTGCTATCTGATATGGATGTCGATGTG GTGAAAACTGGGATGTTACCTTCTATTGGCATCGTtaagattcttcatcaacaactTCAGGTGTATCCTGTTCGAG CTTTAGTGGTTGACCCTGTTATGGTGTCTACAAGTGGAGATGTATTGGCTGATCCTTCAATACTTGCTGTGTTTAG AGAGGAGCTTCTTCCTATGGCTGACATAGTAACTCCAAATTTGAAAGAGGCATCGGCTTTACTGGATGGAGTGAAAATAAACACAGTTTCTGACATGCTTTCTGCTGCAAAATTGTTACATGATATGGGTCCACG AAATGTTCTTGTCAAAGGAGGAGACCTCCCTGATTCATTGGACGCTGTTGATGTCTTCTTCGATG GCGAGCACTTATATGAGCTGCGTTCGTCACGCATCAAAACTCGTAATACTCATGGAACTGGTTGCACTTTGGCATCATGTATTGCAGCTGAGCTGGCAAAAGGTTCTTCAATGCTCAAGGCTGTTAAG GCATCTAAGTTCTTTGTCGAGACTGCCTTGGATTATAGCAAAGATATTTCCATTGGAAAAGGTCCCCAAGGCCCTTTTGATCATCTAATGAACCTCAAGCACAACTCTGGTCGACAAGTCAGATTCAATCCAAGCGATCTATTCTTGTATGCTGTTACAGATTCGCGTATGAACCGAAAGTGGGGCCATTCTATCTCAGATGCTGTTAAAGATGCCGTACAAGGAGGTGCTACAATTGTCCAATTGAG GGAAAAGGATATTGAAACAGGGGATTTTCTGGAAGCAGCTAAGTCATGTCTCCAAATTTGCCGTGCCCATGGAATTCCATTACTAATAAATGATCGTATAGATGTTGCGCTTGCTTCTGATGCTGATGGGGTGCATATTGGCCAGTCTGACATGCCTGCCCATGTTGCACGTTCTCTCCTTGGTCCTGAAAAGATAATTGGCGTGTCATGCAAGACACCAGAGCAGGCGGAGAAAGCATGGCTTGGTGGTGCTGATTACATTGGTAGTGGTGGTGTATATCCAACTAATACAAAGGAAAACAATCGCACTATAGGCTTGGACGGGCTGAAAACTGTTTGTTTGGCGTCTAAATTACCCGTGGTTGCGATTGGTGGGATCAATATTTCAAATGCACGTGAGGTGATGGAAATTGGTGTACCGAACCTGAAAGGCGTTGCAGTTGTGTCTGCTCTATTTGATAGGGAATGTGTTTTGACAGAGACTAGGAAGTTGCATGCAGTGCTAACGGAggcaacagcagcagcagcagcagcagcaaagtGA
- the LOC103425402 gene encoding serine/threonine-protein kinase SRK2A: MEKYELVKDIGSGNFGVARLMRNKETKELVAMKYIERGQKIDENVAREIINHRSLRHPNIIRFKEVVLTPTHLAIVMEYAAGGELFERICNAGRFSEDEARYFFQQLISGVSYCHSLQICHRDLKLENTLLDGSPAPRLKICDFGYSKSSLLHSRPKSTVGTPAYIAPEVLSRREYDGKLADVWSCGVTLYVMLVGAYPFEDQEDPKNFRKTINKIMSVQYKIPDYVHISQDCRHLLSRIFVANSGRRITIKEIKNHPWFLKNLPRELTEAAQTVYYRKENPTFSLQSIEAIMKIVEEAKNPPPVSRSIGGFGWGEEDGDTKEDVEGEEEEEEDEYDKTVKEVHASGEVRFS, encoded by the exons ATGGAAAAGTACGAGCTTGTTAAGGATATTGGATCTGGGAATTTTGGGGTGGCCAGGCTTATGAGGAACAAAGAGACCAAAGAGCTCGTTGCCATGAAATACATCGAACGCGGCCAAAAG ATTGATGAGAATGTGGCAAGGGAAATCATAAACCATCGATCGCTTCGCCACCCAAACATCATTCGGTTCAAGGAG GTAGTTTTGACTCCTACACATCTTGCTATTGTTATGGAGTATGCGGCTGGTGGAGAGCTCTTTGAGAGGATTTGCAATGCAGGAAGGTTCAGTGAAGATGAG GCTAGATATTTTTTTCAGCAGCTTATCTCGGGAGTTAGCTACTGTCATTCTCTG CAAATATGCCACCGAGATTTGAAGCTGGAAAATACCTTGCTGGATGGCAGCCCAGCTCCACGCCTGAAAATTTGCGATTTTGGTTATTCTAAG TCATCCTTGCTGCATTCAAGGCCTAAATCAACTGTGGGAACTCCTGCATATATTGCACCTGAAGTTCTTTCTCGAAGAGAGTATGATGGCAAG TTGGCAGATGTGTGGTCATGTGGAGTAACCCTGTATGTTATGCTGGTGGGAGCTTATCCATTTGAAgaccaagaagatccaaagAATTTCAGGAAAACCATTAAT AAAATAATGTCTGTTCAGTACAAGATCCCAGACTATGTTCACATATCTCAAGATTGTAGGCATCTCCTCTCTCGCATCTTTGTTGCAAATTCAGGAAGG AGGATCACCATTAAAGAAATCAAGAACCACCCGTGGTTTTTAAAGAACTTGCCTAGAGAGCTTACAGAAGCAGCTCAAACCGTTTACTACAGAAAAGAAAACCCAACCTTTTCTCTCCAAAGTATTGAAGCCATCATGAAGATAGTGGAGGAAGCCAAAAATCCTCCTCCAGTTTCCCGATCAATTGGAGGCTTTGGCTGGGGAGAAGAAGATGGTGATACAAAGGAAGATGTCGAAggcgaggaggaagaagaagaagacgagtaTGACAAGACAGTCAAAGAAGTACATGCAAGTGGAGAAGTGCGCTTCAGCTGA